TGACCGACGGCCGCCTCCCGCAGGAACTGCTCGCGGGCGTCCCCCCACGCGATGCGCTGGAGCGTGACCTTGATGTTGGGGTTCTGCTTCTCGAAGACGTCGAGGGCCGCCCGCAGCTCCTTGTGCTCGGCATCGTTGAAGCGGAAGGTCACCTCGACCGGGGCGGCGGCGGCGGCGACGCTCGGCAGCGCGAGCCAAGCGGCGACGGCCAGGAGCGCGACGAGGAGGAGCCGGGTCTTCATGGTTCACCCTCCTTCCCGGGTTCGGCGCCGCTACGGTAGCACCGCCGTGTCGGCCCGCGCAATCGCGCGCTTTGCGCGAGGCTCAATGCCGGCTGCTGGAGCGCCGGCTCACGGCGGAACGACGAAGCCTTCGCGCTGCGCGGCGAGAGCCAACCGGCCGTCCAGCGTGTGGAGGGTCCGCTCCTGCGGCTGCCCCTCGGCCCAGTGCAGCGCCGCGCCGAGCTGGAGGGCGTCGAGCGCCCGGAGCGGATGGAGGCGTAACAATCGCGTCGCCAGCGACTTGACCGGATCGGCGTCGATGATGACCTGACAGGCCCGGATGAACTCGTCCAGCCGTCGCTCGGCCAGCTGCGCGTCCCGCTCGTCGAGGGCTTTGTCGCGCACGAGCCGTCGCAGCGCGCTGACGACTTCGACTGGCGTCAGAGTCCAGAGCACGATCCGCTCGTCTTCCTGGAGCCAGGCCGCCGCGCGGGCAGAAGTCTGCTGCTCGACCAGCAGGGGGACGACCGCGGAGGTATCCCAGAATCTCACGGACCCTCGTCCCGCTCTCGGAGAACAGCCGCCACGACGTCCGCCTCGACGACAGGCCTGCGGGCCAACCATTCTCGTGTGAGTGTGCCGGTGCCGCGCCGGATGACTCCTCGCCGCTCCAGCCGATCCAGCCATTCCGCGTCGCTTTCGGTCACGGGCCCGTGGGCGCCGACGCGTTCGATCCGGGCAATGACCCGGTCGCGGTCACACACGAGGATGGACTCACCACGCTGCACGCGCCGCAGGTAATAACTCAGGCGATTCTTCAGCTCGGCGATCTTGACTTTCATGGGCCCACCTCATGGCCTCATATGGACACATATTATAGCCATGACGTGGCTCTGTGCTCAACCCTCCCGAGAGGCGCTCCGAGGCGCTCCGGTGCCGATTGGCGGGGCGCGCCGCACGGGTTCACGCGCAGGCCGCGGGGTCCAGCTCGACGCCGAAGCCGGGCGCGTCGGTCGGACGGATCACGCCGCGCTCGACCGCCGGCGCCCCCCGGAGCCAGGTGATCCAGGGGCGGCCGCTCTCG
This portion of the Candidatus Methylomirabilota bacterium genome encodes:
- a CDS encoding type II toxin-antitoxin system VapC family toxin, with the translated sequence MRFWDTSAVVPLLVEQQTSARAAAWLQEDERIVLWTLTPVEVVSALRRLVRDKALDERDAQLAERRLDEFIRACQVIIDADPVKSLATRLLRLHPLRALDALQLGAALHWAEGQPQERTLHTLDGRLALAAQREGFVVPP
- a CDS encoding type II toxin-antitoxin system prevent-host-death family antitoxin translates to MKVKIAELKNRLSYYLRRVQRGESILVCDRDRVIARIERVGAHGPVTESDAEWLDRLERRGVIRRGTGTLTREWLARRPVVEADVVAAVLRERDEGP